The region CCATAGCCCTCGTTTATCCACCTGAAAAACGAATAGAAATACAAAAAGAATTACATCTGGGCATTGGAAGAAACTATACCATAGATAATCCTTTTCCGCGTTCAAGAAAATTAATAACTACAAAAGAACATATCCAACCCTCGGTTCCTTTAGGCTGGTTCAAACTCGAAATTGAAAAGAGACAACCATAAAACAACACAATGGAGGGAATAAAATAAAAAGATAAAAGATAATTAAAAAACGAAACTATATCAATATCATTCAAAATCAAGTGTGCATAAAAAATGGGAGTGTGAAGATGCATCTGATTTTAACCGAACAAAATATCCGTGTCGGAAGATACAAAAACTTGTTCAAAATTACCAGCAATAATAAAATCCTAAAAACCATCCCAGCGAACAAACTAACCCACTTCATTATCTTTGCTCAAGGCTTTTCCATCTCTGCCGAAGCCCTACAACTCTCCGCTGAAAACAAAATCACCTTAACCATTTGTAAACCCTACGGAAAACCTATCAGCATCATACAATCCCCGGATATTCATCCTTACATTCAGGTCCGTTGGAATCAATATAAAGCCCTGCAAAACGGCTTCGGCATCGAAATCGTAAAAAAATATATCCACTCTAAAATTGAAAACCAATTTCAACTCCTCTTTCGATACAAAAATTACTTACCCCAGATAGAACCTACCTACCATCAAAACATCCAACCACTAATCCAAAAACTAAAACAGATAAGCCCTTCCAATATACCAAATGCCCAACAAAAAATCATGAATATAGAAGCCTATGCATCATCCCTATACTGGAATTTCTTCAAACAACTTATCCCCCCACAATA is a window of Candidatus Hydrogenedens sp. DNA encoding:
- the cas1 gene encoding CRISPR-associated endonuclease Cas1; amino-acid sequence: MHLILTEQNIRVGRYKNLFKITSNNKILKTIPANKLTHFIIFAQGFSISAEALQLSAENKITLTICKPYGKPISIIQSPDIHPYIQVRWNQYKALQNGFGIEIVKKYIHSKIENQFQLLFRYKNYLPQIEPTYHQNIQPLIQKLKQISPSNIPNAQQKIMNIEAYASSLYWNFFKQLIPPQYNFTHRTHRHSKDPVNSALNYGYGILYSECYRALSTAGLDPYAGFLHTLQNNKQSLVFDFIEQFRQPLVDTPLLASLRQGLNISIQKNGLLEKETQKRLSTLYIERLYENTSKDANITYQKIILQEALKLAQYLNSSKQTLDHQQ